A stretch of Henckelia pumila isolate YLH828 chromosome 4, ASM3356847v2, whole genome shotgun sequence DNA encodes these proteins:
- the LOC140861616 gene encoding uncharacterized protein: MPLVFALRACRALESGGEGCLIYVVDMSTKSVVIGDFPVVNEFSNVIPDEIPSFPPVREVEFDIELIPGTSPFSRAPQGVSVDPSKIDVVLNWSCPMTVAEIHSFLECEEKFCEFRRRLTSAPVLALPSGSGGYIVYTDASLQRLCCVLTQNGHVIAYASRQLKVHEWNYPVHDLELAAIVFALKFWCAANLTVDALSRKVQVSALQSCLISSAIQDCCSSGFTFKHKKEMILDDQMSDPKTQRLARLSNSDSTSGFHYQSDDFLCLSGRIVVPEDDTLREEILSPEHRTKLSVHPGSNKMYKDFRTRFS, translated from the exons ATGCCTTTGGTTTttgctttgagagcctgtcgagctctggagtcagGCGGGGAAGGCTGCCTCATCTATGTAGTTGATATGTCCACTAAGAGTGTTGTTATAGGAGATTTTCCAGTCGTTAATGAATTTTCTAATGTtattcctgatgagattccgagtTTTCCTCCTGTTCGGGAAGTTGAGTTTGACATTGAGTTAATTCCAGGGACGTCACCTTTTTCACGAGCACC CCAGGGAGTTTCAGTTGATCCGAGTAAGATTGATGTTGTGTTGAATTGGTCGTGCCCGATGACGGTggctgagatccatagttttcttg agtgtgaggagaagTTTTGTGAgtttcgacgacggttgacttctgcgcctgtTTTGGCACTACCgtctggatctggagggtatatTGTTTATACCGATGCTTCTCTGCAAAGGTTATGCTGTGTCCTGACACAGAATGGACATGTGAttgcatatgcttctagacagctgaaggtTCACGAAtggaattatccagtgcatgatcttgaactagcagCTATTGTGTTTGCACTGAAGTTTTGGT GTGCTGCTAACCTTACTGTTGATGCTTTAAGTCGCAAGGTGCAAGTATCTGCATTGCAGTCTTGTCTTATCTCTAGTGCAATTcaggattgttgttcttcaggattcACTTTTAAGCATAAGAAGGAAATG ATTCTTGATGATCAGATGTCTGATCcgaagactcagcgattggctaGGCTATCCAACAGTGACAGTACTTCTGGATTCCATTACCAGTCAGATGATTTTCTGTGCTTATCCGGACGTATTGTGGTACCTGAGGATGACACTTTGAGAGAGGAAATTTTATCTCCTGAACATCGTACCAAGTTGAGTGTTCACCCAGGGAGCaataagatgtacaaggattttcGAACTCGGTTCTCGTAG